CGGCACCTGCCAAGGGCAAGGCGGCGGCACCGGCTGCCAGCCGTGCGCGCAAGCCGCCCAAGCAGGCTGCCGAAGCCGAAGCCGAAGCGGTGCCTGCCAAGCGCAAGGCAGCCAAGAGGGCGAAGTAACCGCACATGCACCACTACGGCATGCGCGACGTCGAAAAGCTGCTCCGCCTGCCCCGCAGTGCCATCCGATCGCTGGTCACGGCCGGGTTTGTCACGCCCACCCGGGGCCCGCGCAATGCCTGGCTGTTCTCGTTCCAGGACCTGATCGTGCTGCGCACCGCGCAGGCACTGGCGGCGGCCAACGTGCCGCAGCGACGGATCCTGCGCTCGCTCAAGGAACTGCGCAGCCGCCTGCCCGAGCAGATGCCGCTGTCGGGGCTGAGCATCGGTGCCATCGCCGACCACGTCGTCGTGCGCGAAGGTGGCAGCCGCTGGCACGCCGAGTCGGGCCAGTACCTGCTCGCCTTCGAAGGCGATCCGGCAAAGGGTGCATTGCGGGTGATCGAGCCGGTGGCCACGGTGCCGCCACTGGAAGCCGACGTCGGGGAAGACAGCCAAACCTCCGAGGCGAGCGGTGTCGAGGCTTCGGTCCGCGCCTATCAGCGCGCCATCGCCGCCGACCCCGCCCGGCAGGATGCGCGGATCAACCTGGGACGGCTGCTGCATGAGCTGGGTCGGTTCGACGAAGCCGAACAGGTCTACCGTGACGCGGTCGCCACCGGTGGCAGCGATCCGCTGCTGTTCTACAACCTGGGCGTGCTGCTCGATGACATGGACCGCAAGCACGAAGCGATCCAGGCCTACGAAGCCGCGCTGCAGGAAGATCCGGCCCTGGCCGACTGCCACTACAACCTGGCCCTGCTCCACGAAGCACTCGAGCAGCCAAGGCAGGCCATCCGCCACATGTCGCAGTACCGTCGCCTGACGTCCTCCCGCGACTAGCGGCCCGCGTCGCGCATCGCAGGGACCGTGCCAGCGGGTCTACACATTTCGTCGGCGTGCCCGCCCCTAAGGTGCAGGCGTGTTGCGCGTGCCGCCCCTACCCATCCCCCACCCGGAGCGAGCAGGACCATGGCCATCTTCACCACGAAAGAGAACGTCGAGCTCTATTACAAGGATTGGGGCAGCGGCCCGGTCGTCGTCTTCTGTCACGGCTGGCCGCTCAACGCCGACAGCTGGGAATCGCAGATGTACCACCTGGCCAACAACGGCTTTCGCTGCATCGCCCACGATCGTCGCGGCCATGGACGCTCCAGCCAGCCGTGGGATGGCAACGACATGGACCACTACGCCGATGACCTGGCGCAGCTGCTCGACCATCTAGACGTCAAGGGCATCACGATCTTCGGCTTCTCCACCGGCGGCGGCGAAGTGGCGCGGTACATCGGCCGTC
Above is a genomic segment from Lysobacter sp. S4-A87 containing:
- a CDS encoding tetratricopeptide repeat protein, whose product is MHHYGMRDVEKLLRLPRSAIRSLVTAGFVTPTRGPRNAWLFSFQDLIVLRTAQALAAANVPQRRILRSLKELRSRLPEQMPLSGLSIGAIADHVVVREGGSRWHAESGQYLLAFEGDPAKGALRVIEPVATVPPLEADVGEDSQTSEASGVEASVRAYQRAIAADPARQDARINLGRLLHELGRFDEAEQVYRDAVATGGSDPLLFYNLGVLLDDMDRKHEAIQAYEAALQEDPALADCHYNLALLHEALEQPRQAIRHMSQYRRLTSSRD